In Merismopedia glauca CCAP 1448/3, the following are encoded in one genomic region:
- a CDS encoding low temperature requirement protein A, translated as MKRTILQTTRLRQDSEGDTDRRATWLELFYDLIFVAAIGELAHSLSSHLNFPGLVDFIAFFVPIWWCWIGATFYATRFDNDSVSDRLSIFIQMAIVAAMAVNVHSGLQAAATNFAFCYAAFRGLMVLQYLNAGYCVPVARPLTQRFAVGFGLSVSLWALSIFVPSPWRFVLWGVGLIIDFGTPLIAGQLVTKLPPSVTHIPERVGLFTIIVLGEAIIAVVQGLSKLNLGFISIISAVIGLGLAFSLWWLYFNTADGSPIQAMRQGKKGIGLTWLYIHLPLVMSITAAGAAIQHLIAKGLTEVPTEMERWVFCGATALSLCCLAGIHWLTRTLGTLKFRTILSAYRLGSAVFLLIVAISGQSLSGFMLVVLVAAACGVQVVLDLLTSLWRSHPPLAQ; from the coding sequence ATGAAACGAACTATTTTACAGACCACCAGATTACGACAGGATAGTGAAGGCGATACAGATCGGCGAGCCACCTGGCTAGAGCTATTTTATGACTTAATATTTGTGGCAGCAATTGGAGAATTAGCCCATAGTCTCAGTAGCCATTTGAATTTTCCGGGTCTGGTTGATTTTATCGCGTTCTTTGTGCCAATTTGGTGGTGTTGGATTGGTGCCACGTTTTATGCCACTCGTTTTGATAATGATAGCGTGAGCGATCGCCTCTCGATCTTCATCCAAATGGCGATTGTTGCAGCTATGGCGGTTAATGTTCATAGCGGTCTTCAAGCAGCGGCAACGAATTTTGCCTTCTGCTATGCAGCATTTAGAGGTTTAATGGTATTGCAGTACTTGAATGCAGGCTACTGCGTGCCTGTCGCCCGTCCTTTAACCCAGCGCTTCGCTGTTGGTTTTGGTCTGAGTGTCTCGCTTTGGGCGCTGTCGATTTTTGTGCCATCTCCGTGGCGATTTGTGCTGTGGGGAGTTGGATTAATCATTGATTTTGGCACGCCTTTGATTGCAGGTCAGCTAGTAACTAAATTACCTCCTAGCGTGACTCATATTCCCGAACGGGTGGGGTTATTCACTATAATTGTGCTGGGAGAAGCTATTATTGCGGTTGTACAAGGTTTATCGAAATTAAATTTGGGTTTTATTTCGATTATTAGCGCTGTGATTGGGCTAGGTCTCGCTTTTAGTCTTTGGTGGCTCTACTTTAATACGGCAGATGGATCTCCAATTCAAGCGATGAGACAGGGAAAAAAGGGAATTGGGTTAACCTGGCTTTACATCCATTTACCGCTAGTAATGAGCATCACCGCAGCAGGTGCAGCTATTCAGCATTTGATTGCCAAAGGGTTGACTGAAGTGCCTACTGAAATGGAACGATGGGTCTTTTGCGGCGCAACTGCGTTAAGTCTCTGTTGCTTGGCGGGGATTCACTGGCTTACCCGTACGCTGGGGACACTGAAGTTTAGGACTATTCTGAGCGCTTATAGACTTGGTTCAGCAGTTTTTTTACTAATCGTGGCGATCTCAGGTCAGTCATTATCGGGGTTCATGTTAGTAGTTCTAGTAGCAGCAGCTTGTGGGGTGCAAGTTGTATTAGATCTTTTAACTAGTTTATGGCGATCTCATCCCCCATTAGCTCAGTAG